The following DNA comes from Salvia splendens isolate huo1 chromosome 17, SspV2, whole genome shotgun sequence.
tgaaaaactTCTTAGTATTTCCTTTATTATTCAGCACTTTCTTAAAAGCGACACAAAAATTATTATGGGAAACTTACTCCCTCCTATTTTGGCCCGTTACACAAAATTAGTCCAATCTTTATTTTTGGTAAGTGTTTCTCTTGTATAAATTGAATCACATTTTCTAGTAGCAATACTCCAAGCATATTTTACTTCTATCTCTCAACTACTTATTATCAACAGCGTAGCTTGATctcttcaaaattatatttagatTGACACTGACGACAACTTGGAACGAAaccaaaataaatgaataccgAGGAACGATTATTTTGAGTGGAATTGATAAATAGATAAAAGAATTCAAGTTAGTCTACTAGTAattatttgatggattaatTAATTCTAAACATACATCACCATTAATTATCATCCAaatatatgtattttattaaatagTTAGCACCTCAAAAAACTACATATGACATACTTATTGACAATTGGACAGAATCATCATTCATCAACGTGTAAGTACGCATATGCCAACTTcagaatggaaaaaaaatacgAGCTAAAATAATTTGCTAGGATTAATATATAACACAATACATATCAAAATTTGAGAACTAGCCTCGTTTCCTGTCTGCCTGAGATTATATAGTCTCTGTGCAAAATAAAAGGGAAAGATTTTATTCTTGCATTGAATACTTGAATTTATACTTAATTTTCAAACCTCAAGGAATAAAAATGTCATCAATAATTAAAGGAAACAGGAAAACATGTAATTGGATCTGATttgtataaaatttaattaattataaaaaaatacatgaaACCTTTTCCGGCTTATGCCTAACTTGTAGTGAAGGTTTTAATATATGGTAGGTTTGATTTTCATCTCACATCACAATAGCAGTTTGTAATAAAATGGCGAGGCAGTAGCCCAACTaattatagtactcctataATTTAACAACGATTAGCAATGACTTTCACCCTTTTGCCAAAAGATAAAATTTTGCAACATATTCTCCACTCTTCCAATGCAAGATAGCAATTTTTTGACGTGGAAGAAGAAATGCAAGTTTGCTTTAAATTTGTCACTTGCTTTTTGGAATGTTAGTTTTGACTTGcggataatttaattattaaataaaattatgtgtaTTAAATATAGAAACGTATAcagtatttatattatatatagctGTGTCCGAATCATATcttgataaataattatatccAACTCTAGCAATGGCACTCATTAGGAAATCAATTCTCCTCGTTTGTGCTGCAACTTGCCTCTTCGCTTGTGCCTTACGTATGAAATTTCATACGTCTataatcttattttatcatttagtATATCCACTAAATTActcaactttttatttttaaatctttTTCACCAAGCattattatactactaataatatattaatttacttcttcttttttttttcttatacttTATCAATTACGCATTATCATTCCAAAAATCTCTATTTTTAGGAGATAATGAGACTATATCTTAATTTTTCCAATATTAATTCATATAGTATCTATTTGGACAGGGCAAGCGCACAGTGGTGATCTAGGTGCCGCAAAAGTCATAGCAGACGAGTTTGTGGCAGAAGCAGGAGCTGAAGACGGTGAAGGAGAAGACCAAGATCCCATTTTCGTCAATGCCCTTGAATGTTTTAACAACAGAAATGCAAGTCTTCCTCTCTTTTAAATATTACCATTTCACTGTCTTCATTGTATCCcaattccattaactcatttacattaaataaagtaaaagcagaatcacatttcattaactttttctatCTACTTCCgttaaaatttataaaacttGCATCGAGTCAAGACTTTATATTTTAGAAGGATGGAGCATTACTTTAATGATAACCCTAACCCAACGAGTCCTGAAACATGTGTGGTGTGGCATTTGACAGATCTATAGTATGTGCGATGAAGAGTATAGATTGAGTGAGAAGGGAGAGTTGAAGGTGCCACACGAATGCGCCGACCAATACTGCCAAGGGCCTTGTCGGGAGGAGACTAACCTCGTACTCGAATGCATTCAACAAATCTTCCAGCATTTTCGATTTTATAACAAGGCTACGCTTAATGATGTGCGAGAAACGATCAACGCCGCTTGCGGTTATGGCCCCAAACGAGGTCTATATATCATCTTCCTAACTAAACCGTTTTTGTTAGTATTTTGATTTCGTCAAtcgtaattattttttttttctgataggTGATTTCGATGTGGCTGAGCACATAAGACTTGATGAAGATTTTTCAAGCAAGTTAATGTCAAGCTATATCGTCATCTACGCTGCATTGCTAATGATATTGGGATGGCGTGTATTATTCTAGCTAATTATATATACGTTGTTGGAGTGCGTTATAAtgctaatttttcttaaatagctaacttgctaactcattaacgtagtgtattaaaaatgtcaacacgatcacattaaaatgtcaatacaatgtattaaaatatcaacttaagtttatgttgacatttcattatCATCGTGTTGAGATTTTTAATACACAACGTTAATGAGTTAACAAGTTAGTAACTTAAGAATATTTAGCAATGGATCACACCCCTATGTTATTGTGTGTCagaaaattatactactatatttgaaaatgttaaaatgtttttttttaccaAATGACGTGTGATATGTTATTGTATTCTAAAAGGggactctctctatatataatgGGACGCACTATGgtcaataagtgaaattctgtcaaaaatcaaagcaaatctcagcccttggacccttagattggatggttgtgataagtTACATTATTAGTCTAAGATGTTACATTATTAGCCAAGCTACAGACATTAATCTGACCAttagatcacaagatccaatggactacaagtgttttgattttgaacagTATTTAACTTATGAATCTCAATACATCcctataatatatatacatttatagggttgtgatcaattgagattttttagcctaattgagaattgagatgcattatcagctacttatttttattaaatgagtggtgcATAATTTgtcacatggaaaatatttttagattaattaattatgaaagggcaaaatggtaatttcatggtacattttattcaatatatattttttaattttaataattttttattttttttaaattttatttttaattttttttgtcaactacatatacaactcatgtcaactacacacatataatgtcaactacatatacaattcatgtcaactacacacatataatgtcaactatatgtACAATCCATGTTAACTACATATACagttcatgtcaactacacgcatataatgtcaactacatatacaattcatgttaactatacacatataatgtcatgtgcaggctattgacatttgatgtgtaggctattgacgataatacccccgagttgacataatctacttgcagttgacatttcgaaaatgaTGTGGAtaagtggctgaaaatgcatctcaattctcaattaagctaaaaaatctcaacctaacaccttcttagtgtagaactagagactaaatatGTAATAGCCGCGATCTAAATTCTCGGAATTTAGACTAGAAATTtatataaagagaaaaaaagattttttatttattttcttgagCAATGAAACATTTAGTATCGAGTTAAGTCTTAAATTACAAATGTTTGAAAGGAAACGGAATACACATTTACTATTACTGTCACgcccgccctttagggttaataaatgcgggcgatcgtgattaaagaaCTTAAAGAACAGACATAGAAAACTAGGGTCTCAATAAAGGTTTGACCCAGAATTAATAAAACGACCAAGGGTTTGACATTATTCAAATGATACCAAGTTTCCAAACGTTCAAATAAACAGCTTCAAAGTTTAATAAAAGATAAGTAAAGGAAatgtcacagcggaagcatccaagagaagagtgaagtcatgtgtggagacacaacgacactcggtgTTTCAAGACAACCAtagtttttattgatatttgctcaacaccaccaaccgctcgtcgccgctcaacctgcacatagggaaaacacatgcagggctgagtactataaaaaaaatactcagtggctcatgccgaaaacatttttaagtaaaaattataatttatcatgccatacgtaagtaaccatcggggtttagctttaaaAAGGCCcaaggcactcaaaatcattttccatagtaaaagtcgactgatcagtcattttcccatagacgttagccatatctgccaatacatgacaaggaatgcggccgcaaaccaggtcactagaccggtcagcccgtacgctagcacacgatctaccataggtgtacactaatccacgtTGGGATTGctgccctacgaggacccgaattcgatttaaataatagtggcaaaagccacatcagataggcacgttaaaacaaaacaCGACATGATAAAAATAGCAATTTCCAGCGATAAAGtatttaggacattgtccttagttaaaagaaagcccacctcgaccgttttgACCTTAAATacttctttccctttgttatcgcGCTTcgtgcacgagttatcacctttagataatgtGTATTACCAATCAGTCACCAACATTGACTcataattatgcatgtccccaacgtttcccttttccccAACAACAAAAGGAAACACACCGTAGCATGCATCatcgaataacacatcacttcaaCATAGAGTGGGTTCCTTAACACATAcatatcatgtatatcatttaaaacacaacaacatcgtcattttcgcaaggatagaaatctggcagaaaagcgcggttattttataaaaatcatttaaaattcatccagcctccgttggggctgaaattttcccaaaatacagtagacacatcaaatatcattcaattaaaatttcacatcaaaataatctttttaggttGGTCAGATCGAAACGtaactcactggtcgagaaaaataatttctggcagaactgcacagtcaaattcaaaaattcaccaaatattcatctttcgtccaaataggttgaaattcacacacgaCATAGAAGGAACCTTGAGGGTTACTCCGTAAAAAGAATCGTACAaaaaggagttcgtttggttggtcaaacatgCATcagaacctactgtccgaatactacagatttcatgcttcaaaattcgaattagggttttaccctcattcatccaaactcAACCTTTTTATGCTTGCAACACACAACCATGCCTAAAAAGGTTCTCAAATtatgttctcatataatcacacatcttTCACCCTTGATTCATTTAGACTTCacacaaattcattcaaaacacaTTCACAAATTGCTCTCATTCAAACACGAATTCCCCCCGATTAAATtcctagatttgaaatccctacactcactatatgcatgagggagtcaaaacaaggtttgaatggagaggatgaagaaaaagttcgattgtacctttcttgattgaaacgatcggtagaacaaatataaatcttgattcttcaacaagtTCTTGGCAAGGGATGAAGAGGTCTTGAGAGAAAGGGAAGAACAAGTGGTAGAGGAGTGGAGAAGAGAGGAGGCATGTAGGAGGGAGAGAGGAGGCGTGTAGTGGCTAGGTTTAGGGTTTTCTCTCCTcccttatttatagagttagaaataaaatatcccataattaaataaagatttgggagaatatgAGGGAATGGAGAAAATAGGCGTGAATGTGGGGGAGAATATTTCGAAATCTTGGCTATTTTCACagagtggaataaaataatacggaacagaataaaataataaaatcttaCTATTAAAATAGGGAGTAGGCGATTTTTAtgttcctcccacaaggaatcaatttcaaatttttttaattgaataaggtAAGACAATatttgctaggatatttc
Coding sequences within:
- the LOC121774628 gene encoding uncharacterized protein LOC121774628, giving the protein MALIRKSILLVCAATCLFACALRQAHSGDLGAAKVIADEFVAEAGAEDGEGEDQDPIFVNALECFNNRNIYSMCDEEYRLSEKGELKVPHECADQYCQGPCREETNLVLECIQQIFQHFRFYNKATLNDVRETINAACGYGPKRGDFDVAEHIRLDEDFSSKLMSSYIVIYAALLMILGWRVLF